A single genomic interval of Zingiber officinale cultivar Zhangliang chromosome 4A, Zo_v1.1, whole genome shotgun sequence harbors:
- the LOC121970236 gene encoding DNA mismatch repair protein MLH1-like, whose product MEIDESSSAAATIDEPQEEASAAQPPRIYRLDESVVNRIAAGEVIQRPVSAVKELVENSLDAGSTSISVTVKDGGLKLIQVSDNGHGIRYEDLPILCERHTTSKLSTYEDLQTIKSMGFRGEALASMTYVGHVTVTTITEGQLHGYRVSYRDGVMEHVPKPCAAVKGTQIMVENLFYNIVARRKTLQNSSDDYAKIVDLISRFAIHNTLVCFSCRKHGANRADVQSVTTSSKLDAIKTVYGISVARELMEISASDDNPDQSIFKMTGFISNANYIAKKTTMVLFINDRLVECSALKRAIEVVYSATLPKAAKPFIYMSIELPSEHVDVNIHPTKREVSLLNQESLIETIQSAIESKLMNCNNTRTFQTQAVSSAPESSFSIRKDIQKNPSSSGGKFQKTPINRVVRTDSRDPSGRLHAYWSNGPPSQHQKKSDLASVRIAVRQRRNPRESADLTSIQELLNDVDQNIHSGLLDIVKDCTYIGLADDVLAVLQYSTHLYLVNVVNASKELMYQQAIRRFAHFSAIQLSEPAPIPELLIMALKDEDLKSTDDNDMDLKNTIAEMNTELLKQKAEMLEEYFCINIDQEGNLMRLPVLLEQHTPDMDHVPEFLLSLANDVDWENEKECLQTICAVLGNFYAMHPPVLPNPAGDGIQFYKKNPKSIDDTGDDLKDENPEKDDLDQELLAEAETAWAQREWNIQHVLFPSMRLFLKPPRSMATDGTFVQVASLEKLYKIFERC is encoded by the exons ATGGAGATCGACGAGTCCAGTAGTGCAGCGGCGACGATAGATGAGCCCCAGGAGGAGGCGAGCGCGGCGCAGCCTCCACGGATCTACAGGCTTGACGAGTCAGTAGTGAACCGTATCGCGGCGGGGGAGGTTATCCAGCGGCCTGTCTCGGCCGTGAAGGAGCTCGTCGAGAATAGCCTCGACGCTGGCTCCACCTCCATCTCAGTTACCGTCAAGGACGGTGGTCTCAAGCTCATTCAAGTCTCCGACAACGGTCACGGAATCAGG TATGAAGATCTGCCTATACTATGTGAAAGGCACACCACATCAAAATTGTCTACTTATGAGGACCTGCAGACAATTAAATCAATGGGTTTTAGAGGAGAGGCTTTGGCCAGCATGACTTATGTTGGTCATGTGACAGTTACAACTATAACTGAAGGCCAGTTGCATGGTTATAG GGTTTCTTATAGAGACGGAGTAATGGAACATGTACCCAAACCTTGTGCTGCTGTAAAGGGGACTCAAATAATG GTTGAAAACCTATTTTACAACATTGTTGCTCGTAGAAAAACATTGCAGAATTCCAGCGACGATTATGCAAAGATTGTAGATCTCATTAGTCGGTTTGCAATTCATAACACATTGGTGTGCTTTTCCTGCAGAAAG CATGGTGCAAATAGAGCAGATGTTCAAAGTGTTACTACTTCTTCCAAGCTTGATGCTATCAAAACAGTATATGGTATTTCTGTTGCTCGTGAATTGATGGAGATAAGTGCTTCAGATGATAATCCTGATCAATCAATATTTAAGATGACAGGCTTTATTTCTAATGCAAATTACATTGCAAAGAAAACGACGATGGTTCTTTTCATAAATG ACAGGCTGGTTGAATGCTCTGCCTTGAAGAGAGCTATAGAAGTTGTGTACTCTGCAACACTGCCCAAGGCAGCTAAACCTTTTATTTATATGTCAATTGAACTTCCATCTGAACATGTAGACGTGAATATCCATCCCACTAAAAGAGAG GTGAGCCTTTTGAATCAAGAAAGTCTTATTGAAACAATACAGAGTGCTATTGAGTCTAAATTGATGAACTGTAACAATACAAGGACATTTCAAACTCAG GCTGTAAGTTCTGCACCAGAAAGTAGTTTCTCTATCAGAAAGGACATTCAGAAGAATCCTTCCTCTTCTG GAGGAAAATTCCAGAAAACGCCAATAAATCGAGTGGTTAGAACAGATTCTCGTGATCCTTCTGGAAGGTTACATGCTTATTGGTCAAATGGTCCTCCTTCACAACATCAAAAGAAGTCAGATTTGGCTTCTGTTAG AATTGCTGTGAGACAAAGGAGGAACCCCAGGGAATCTGCAGACCTTACCAGCATCCAAGAGCTTCTAAATGACGTTGATCAGAATATTCATTCAG GACTCTTGGATATTGTAAAAGATTGCACATATATTGGGCTTGCTGATGATGTTCTTGCAGTACTTCAGTATAGTACTCATTTGTACCTTGTAAATGTGGTAAATGCAAG CAAAGAACTTATGTATCAGCAAGCCATACGCCGGTTTGCCCATTTTAGTGCCATTCAACTCAGTGAGCCTGCACCAATACCAGAGTTACTAATAATGGCGTTAAAAGATGAAGATTTAAAATCTACAGATGACAATGATATGGATTTGAAAAATACAATAGCAGAG ATGAATACTGAGTTACTCAAACAAAAGGCAGAAATGCTCGAAGAGTATTTCTGCATAAACATAGATCAAGAAGGAAACTTGATGAGGCTTCCTGTTTTACTCGAGCAGCACACTCCTGACATGGACCATGTTCCAGAATTCTTGCTGAGTTTGGCTAATGAT GTTGATTGGGAGAATGAGAAAGAATGTCTCCAGACAATCTGTGCTGTTCTTGGTAATTTCTATGCCATGCATCCTCCTGTCCTCCCCAATCCTGCAGGTGATGGGATCCAATTCTACAAGAAAAATCCCAAGTCAATTGACGATACTGGTGATGACTTAAAGGATG AGAATCCTGAAAAAGATGATCTGGATCAAGAGCTACTTGCTGAGGCAGAAACCGCCTGGGCTCAACGGGAGTGGAACATTCAACATGTATTATTCCCATCAATGAGGCTTTTTCTCAAACCACCAAGATCTATGGCAACGGATGGAACTTTTGTCCAG GTCGCTTCTTTGGAGAAGCTCTACAAAATCTTCGAAAGGTGTTAG
- the LOC121970238 gene encoding GDP-L-galactose phosphorylase 2-like: MMTMTRIPTVLSNYQEDDSAEPRACGRNCLGKCCLPVSKLPLYSFEGDANPRNCSAGTDEPPPDFFLNNLLLGQWEDRMSRGLFRYDVTACETKVIPGGCGFIAQLNEGRRLKKRPTEFRIDRVLQPFDPAKFNFTKVGQEEVLFCFGAGKDRKACFLESATVGEENSSNVVAINVSPIEYGHVLLIPRVSDCLPQQIDPNSFLLALRMAVEAGSPYFRLGYNSLGAFATINHLHFQAYFLSMPFPVERASTQRIPVAKGLCQRGVNISRLLNYPVRGLVYEGGNSLRDLSDVVSKSCMCLQDNNIPFNVLISDSGRRIFLFPQCYAEKQALGEVSQELLDTQVNPAVWEISGHMVLKRKKDFEEATEQYALRLLAEVSLSKARFEEVKAYIFDAIELAESEKEKMEPKKKKETLFQSSALATHHHLVGGCLVLQ; the protein is encoded by the exons ATGATGACCATGACAAGAATCCCTACCGTTCTCTCCAATTACCAGGAGGACGACTCGGCCGAGCCCCGCGCTTGCGGCCGGAATTGCCTCGGCAAGTGCTGCTTGCCTG TCTCCAAACTTCCACTGTACTCTTTCGAGGGTGATGCGAATCCCAGGAACTGTTCCGCCGGCACGGACGAACCACCGCCGGATTTCTTCCTCAACAACCTTTTGCTTGGACAG TGGGAGGATCGGATGAGCCGTGGCCTGTTCCGATACGACGTGACGGCATGCGAGACGAAGGTAATCCCTGGGGGGTGTGGCTTCATTGCGCAGTTGAATGAGGGCCGCCGCCTCAAGAAGAGGCCCACTGAGTTCCGGATCGACCGTGTCCTCCAGCCCTTTGATCCTGCCAAGTTTAACTTCACCAAGGTCGGCCAGGAGGAGGTCCTATTCTGCTTTGGGGCAGGGAAAGATCGAAAAGCTTGCTTCTTAGAGAGTGCTACAGTTGGCGAAGAAAACTCCTCCAATGTTGTTGCTATCAAT GTGAGTCCTATCGAGTATGGCCATGTCCTGCTGATTCCCCGGGTGTCAGATTGTTTACCGCAGCAAATTGATCCTAATAGTTTCTTGCTCGCTCTTCGTATGGCTGTGGAAGCTGGAAGCCCATACTTTAGGCTTGGCTACAATAGCTTGGGTGCCTTTGCAACCATCAATCACCTGCATTTTCAG GCTTATTTTTTGTCCATGCCTTTTCCTGTGGAGAGAGCTTCTACTCAAAGAATTCCAGTTGCTAAAGGTCTGTGCCAGAGGGGAGTGAACATCTCACGATTGCTGAATTATCCAGTGAGGGGGCTTGTTTACGAGGGAGGTAATAGTTTGAGAGACTTATCTGATGTGGTTTCCAAGTCTTGCATGTGTCTTCAAGACAACAATATCCCATTTAACGTTCTTATTTCTGATTCCGGCCGGAGGATCTTCCTCTTTCCCCAG TGCTATGCTGAGAAACAAGCCTTGGGTGAAGTGAGTCAGGAGCTCTTAGATACGCAAGTAAACCCGGCTGTGTGGGAGATCAGTGGGCATATGGTGTTGAAGCGCAAGAAAGACTTTGAAGAAGCAACAGAGCAATATGCTTTGAGGCTACTAGCCGAGGTCTCTCTTTCGAAGGCAAGGTTCGAGGAAGTTAAAGCCTACATCTTTGATGCCATAGAACTAGCAGAGTCTGAGAAGGAAAAAATGGAgccaaagaagaaaaaagaaacctTATTTCAGTCATCAGCTCTTGCCACTCATCATCACTTGGTAGGAGGTTGCCTAGTCTTGCAGTGA